A genomic region of Spea bombifrons isolate aSpeBom1 chromosome 9, aSpeBom1.2.pri, whole genome shotgun sequence contains the following coding sequences:
- the LOC128505011 gene encoding 40S ribosomal protein S3a-like yields the protein ICESGESRVIYPCREAHVDVKTTDGYLLCLFCVGFTKKRNNQIRKTSYAQHQQVRQIRKKMMEIMTREVQTNDLKEVVNKLIPDSIGKDIEKACQSIYPLHDVYVRKVKMLKKPKFELGKLMKLHGEGGGAGKPAGDETGAKVERADGYEPPLQESV from the coding sequence atatgtgagtcaggagaaagcagggtcatatatccatgcAGAGAGGCTCACGTTGATGTGAAGACCACAGATGGCTACCTACTTTGCCTATTCTGTGTTGGATTCACCAAAAAGCGTAACAACCAGATTAGAAAGACTTCTTATGCCCAGCATCAGCAAGTGCGTCAGATCCGCAAGAAGATGATGGAAATCATGACTCGTGAAGTGCAGACAAATGACTTGAAAGAAGTTGTTAACAAGCTAATTCCAGACAGTATCGGCAAAGACATTGAAAAGGCCTGCCAGTCCATCTATCCTCTACATGATGTGTATGTACGCAAAGTGAAGATGctgaaaaagccaaagtttgAGCTGGGCAAACTTATGAAACTACATGGTGAAGGCGGTGGTGCTGGGAAGCCTGCAGGAGATGAGACAGGCGCCAAAGTAGAGCGGGCTGATGGATATGAACCCCCACTTCAGGAATCTGTCTGA